The sequence GAAAAAATTGATTTAGATTTCATTCCATATGCCTGTCATTACGACAAAGAAACTATACTAACAAAACAAGGAGAATTATTAAAAATAATTAAATTAGAAAATTACTCCTATGTTAATAATTGTAGTGACCTCAGGACAGAAATTAGAAATAGTATATCAAAAAATATTAATGATAATTTATACTTCACAGTTTGGATTCACACTATCAGAAAACTTAATAAATTAAACTTAAAATGGAACAAAACTGGAGATTTTTCTGATAAATTACATCTAGAATGGCTTAACAAACTAAATAGTAAGCTACTATATATAAATGAACTGTATATAGTAATATTACTTAGCAATTTTTACAAAGAAACTAACAACTTATTTTTTTTAAATAGAATTAAAAATCAACACAAATTATTTTTACAAGAAAACTACCAAAAATTACAAATTGTAACTGATTTAATTCAAAATGATTTAAAGCCTTTCGGAGCTAAAAAGCTCGGTATGAGATTTATTAGTAAATCTAAAAAAATTTACTCTGAAATGATAGAATTTCTTCATTATATTACTACATTAACTCATAAGAACTATTTAATACATGAAAAAGACCTATCACAGTACATTAAAAATATGAAAATAGCTTTTGGTTTTAATACTTTTCAAATAGTTTTTGAAAACCAAAAAAAATTTGGTTCTATCTTTTGCATAAAAGAGTACCGAGAAATCCCCTTAGAAAATATAAATAAATGTTTACAACTTGATTCTGAATTTATTATTACAGAAATAATAATATTCACCAATAATAATAAGGCAATTAAAGAATTTAAAAAACAAATCAATATCCTTCAAATTAGTGAAGATAACGTTTTACTTAAAAATTCAGAAATTAAAGAAACAATAAAACTAGAAAAAATTTCCTCTGCAAATTTTTGCCAACAAAAAATTATTTTTACAATTTTTGCTAACGATAAAAAAAAACTAATTAAAAACATTAACAATCTATCTACTATAATGTCACTAGTAGGTCTAATGATGTTTAGAACTGATTTACACATGGAAGATCATTTTTGGGCACAACTTCCAGGCAACTTTGTTTTTATTAAACAACCGAAAAATATGCTAAAAAAATACACTTGCAGTTTTGCAATGCTACATGATTTTACATCAGGTACATTAAAAGGAGGAAAATGGAAGGAGGCAATAACTATCTTTTTTTCAAAAAAAGGAAATCCTTACTTTTTTAACTTCCATGCAAGAAAAAATAACGGTCATACTACTATACTTGGTACTCAAAATTCAGGCAGAACTTCTCTAATTAATTTTCTATTATCAGAATCAAGAAAATTTGACCCTAGAATTGTAATTCTAGATAATACAGGAAAATCAACAATTTTTACTAAAGTAGTAAATGGCAAATATTATACAATTGATCCAAAACACAAAAATAAAAGTCTAAAATTTAATCCACTAAATATCGAAGATAACATTTCTAATCGTAATATGCTAATTGAATTAATTAAAAGAATGATAGCTAATAATATAGATTCTCTAGATCTAGAAAAAAAAATAAAAAAAACTGTAAATTATATATTTTCTATACCAAGAAAATATCGCTCTATTTCTCGAATTTCTAAAATGCTCTTACCGTTAGGTGGTGAAATAAGTAAATGGTGTCATGGCGAATTTTCTTATTTGCTTCAAGATGGCAATGAATCTAATATAGACTGGAAAACAAAAATTATATCTATTAACACGTCAAATCTCATAAAACAAAAAGAATGTATGCATGTTGTACTTTACTATTTATTATACTCTTTCGAAACAAAATGTGATGGCTCACCAACAATACTTGTTCTAGATGAAGCATGGGAAATAAGTAATATTTTTTCTACAGAAAAAGAATTTGATATTTGGATGAATAAAATGACAAAATTAAATGTTGTGGTAATTTTAAGTACTGAAAACTTAAATTTAGCATTTGCTAGTAAATTTACCCAATATCTTGATAAGCATATCGATACTAAAATATTAATGCCAAATTTAAATGCAAATAGATTATATATGAAGGCATTTTCTTTATCAAAAGATGAATTAAATACAATCTTACAAACACCAATACAAGAAGGTTTATTTTTAATAAAACAGTATAAAGAGTTAGTAACTTTAAATTTAAACTTAAAAGATATGAGGGAAATACATATACTTTCAGCAAATAAAAATACTATAAAATGCATGCATAAAACAATAAAAGAAAAAGGTAAAGAAATAAATAAATGGTTACCAGCATTTTATGAGAAATGTGAAGCATAGTTTTATTTTAATTACTTTTCTTTAGATGTAATTTTTGTATTACAACTTTAAATTCTAGTTATTTACATGTATAAAATACACACTAAACTTTAGTTAGCAATAAACTTTTAAAATCTTTAAATTTTATTAACATCAATGATGCTTTAGAGTTATTAGAATTAATGAACCTATAAAACAAAATTTTTTAAACAAAACAAATAAAATGAAAAACAAATCTATAAAATAAAAATTAATTTTATTAATCCATATAAAAATCCTATAGGAAATTAAAATTTATAAAATCTTATGAATAAAAAAATTAATCTACCAAAATTAAACAAAATAATCTAAATAAACGTGAATACCAACTGTTACTATGAACAAGACAACAAAATATACGACAAATATATTTTTATCAACAAAGAAACTCCAATAAAACACCTATATTAAATTATATTTAAGCCCAGTTTTTAACTACAAGACAATTTAATAATTAAAATGCAACGTAACAAAAAAATAAAACACAAAATCAATGAAAACTAATATTATAATATTACTAATATATTATTCCTATAGGAAAATATATAAAAGAACAAAATTTTAAATAAAACGAAAACTTTATCAAAACAACAAATAATTTTATATAAAACAAAATTACTGCATAACCTACAATTTACCCCATTTAATATGGGAGGAGAGTTTACCTAAAAGAACACTCCCACTAAATAGTTTTAAAAAAGTTTTTAGCAAAAAATCTAATAATTATTCTTTATAATTCTCTTCTTCTTGCCACCTTTTTTACTATCTTTTAAAACCACATTTTTAATAGAGAAGAATTCTTTTTTTAAATAAAGCCCCTTTTATTAAAACTTTTCTTTAATTCTTAGATACCAAAATTACTCTCTTTTATTAAAAACCTTCTTCTTAAAACCTTTTTATAATCCAACTCCAATTATACGTATAATAGTCTAAAATAATTTATAATTTTATTGTACAATAAAATTATTGACTTCAGCTCCTTTTACTCATTCTTATTAGAAATTATCAGTTCTAAAAATTAGTATTT comes from Wolbachia endosymbiont of Menacanthus eurysternus and encodes:
- a CDS encoding type VI secretion protein: MQQKTPITNIRFEKSNNHLATLEKIDLDFIPYACHYDKETILTKQGELLKIIKLENYSYVNNCSDLRTEIRNSISKNINDNLYFTVWIHTIRKLNKLNLKWNKTGDFSDKLHLEWLNKLNSKLLYINELYIVILLSNFYKETNNLFFLNRIKNQHKLFLQENYQKLQIVTDLIQNDLKPFGAKKLGMRFISKSKKIYSEMIEFLHYITTLTHKNYLIHEKDLSQYIKNMKIAFGFNTFQIVFENQKKFGSIFCIKEYREIPLENINKCLQLDSEFIITEIIIFTNNNKAIKEFKKQINILQISEDNVLLKNSEIKETIKLEKISSANFCQQKIIFTIFANDKKKLIKNINNLSTIMSLVGLMMFRTDLHMEDHFWAQLPGNFVFIKQPKNMLKKYTCSFAMLHDFTSGTLKGGKWKEAITIFFSKKGNPYFFNFHARKNNGHTTILGTQNSGRTSLINFLLSESRKFDPRIVILDNTGKSTIFTKVVNGKYYTIDPKHKNKSLKFNPLNIEDNISNRNMLIELIKRMIANNIDSLDLEKKIKKTVNYIFSIPRKYRSISRISKMLLPLGGEISKWCHGEFSYLLQDGNESNIDWKTKIISINTSNLIKQKECMHVVLYYLLYSFETKCDGSPTILVLDEAWEISNIFSTEKEFDIWMNKMTKLNVVVILSTENLNLAFASKFTQYLDKHIDTKILMPNLNANRLYMKAFSLSKDELNTILQTPIQEGLFLIKQYKELVTLNLNLKDMREIHILSANKNTIKCMHKTIKEKGKEINKWLPAFYEKCEA